TCCTGCTCGGTGACCTGGGTGTAGCCGAGGTTTGGATTTTTTTGAATTTCGGGATCATAACCGTAGGCCTCTCCTATTGCAAAGACCCCGCAGGGCGCGCGGCCATCGCCCTCTTTTTTTACAAGACCGTCCAGGTCCGCGGGATGCAGTCCGCGGCCCCAGGCCAGGCCGTTCTTGCCAAGCCGGACCGGCCAGGGCTGGCCGACCGGATGCCATTCATCGTTGCTGCGCTCAAAGCGCTGGAGAACGCCATTGCTTAAGTTCCAGTCGTCTGTCAGTGTCAGAACCAGTTGCTGGCAGCCGGTGGGAATCGAGAAGGAATCGTCGCAGAGGCCCGCGGATGGAAAGGCGGCCCAGAGCAAAAGCAGACCCAGGCAAAACCGCCTCGCAATGCCAGGTTCCAGTTTCAAATAAGTTCCCATTCAAGAAATATGGTTTTGACCATGGAGCGATATGGAGTGCGGTGGCAAGCCGTAGGCGCGACACCGCTTTGTATCTCCAGCAAAGAACAACTCCGACCGATGTCGCGAGTACAAAGCGCCGTCGCCGCTATGCTCTGCCGGCACACTCCAAGGTTCCCCGTGCTTTCCCGCTGGACTTCGTGTGGCTTTCATAATCAGATGAGGCATCCGGGTTAGGAGTCATCGCCCCGGAATTTTTTCATGCGCCGGCGGGAATCCAAACGCATTTTCCACGATTGAATGGCGCCCGGCCCGACGAACAGGAAGTAACCGGCCATGCTGGCTAGAACCAGCGGCGCCAAAGCCAGGTCAAATATGACCTGGAGCCCCATCATGGCAGCGGAAAAAATGGCGAGGTATTTTATCGGAATCTGGATCGGCAGCGGGAAAATCATGATCGGCAGGTCCGGATAGAGCGTGGCAAACGCGAACAACAGCGAGGCCATGATATAGGTGCTGGGAATCGGCCCCTGATAGAAAAGAACACCCGCCAGCGAGAAAAACAGGACGCTGACCAGCATATAAAAATTTAAAAGAAAGGCGCCCCAGGCGTTTTCCAGTCCCTCGCCGATAAACCAGGTGAAATACATGGAGATCAAAAAAAAGATCATGCCGAAAGAGCCGGGCGCAAAAGCCGGCACCAGCAAAAAGCTGAACACGCGCCAGACCTCTCCGTGCAGCACCGCCTGCGGGTCGAAAAGCAGGCTGTCGTCAAAACCCGGACTCAGGGTCTGAAGCACGAAGGTGAGGCAGTTCAGGATGACGAGGCTGCGGATCAGGTGGGGAATGCCCCAATGTCCAAAACGATTTTCAAGACGGATGAGCCAGGGCGAGATTTCCATGCAGGTCAGGGACTGCTGGTGATCTTGGACCAGTCCATGTGATGTTTTTCGGCGTAGGCCTGAAAATAATGTTCGTGCATGATGAGCACGGAACGCACGACGCTGGAATCGTCCGCATGACCGAGGGAAGGCAGGAAATCCGGGATCAGGTCTGTCCGTTTATGCCCGTAAAAAAGAGCGAAGATGGCTTCCGCGACGGCGTAATAGGGCATTTCATCCGCTTCATTTTCCGCAAAATCCTCAACCACATCCGCTAAAAATGTGAGTTGGTCCACGAGGTGGGGAAATTTGGGCGCATGAATCTGGGTGAATTCGAGCTTGAGCAGCGGCAGTTCATGCAAAAGGCGTTTTAAGGTCACGGGGCTGATCTTGGCGGCTCCCCGGCGGACAAAGTTGGCAATTTCAGGCATAAAACCAACCTGTAATTTTCCAAGGCAAAGACAAGATAATTGCTTCTGTTTGTCCATGATAATGCACATTAAGATCAGGTGGTTGCGGTGGATCGCCACGTCCGGCTTCGCCGGTCTCGCGATGACGAGTTGCCCGAGTCATCATCTTTGTTGGCATAAGGCCATACGCGACCGCGTTCCGCCGCGGCGGACGAGGAGCGTAGCGACGCGGCAATCCATGCAATTGACGCAAAATAATTCTGCTTGGGTCGGTTCCGAAGCACGCTAATATTATTACATGAACTTTTTAAGCGCCGCAGCTCTTCTTCTTGTGGTGGAGGGTGTATCGGTTCAAAGGCCGTTGGTTGATTTTGATCTGGTCGTTGATGCGCTGAAAACCCAGGGAACCTGGGAAGAGAATAAAACAACCAAATTTTTATACCGCCCCAAAGTTGAAAAAGACTGGGCGCCCTATCGCAACGGCCAGTGGATATACACGGACTATGGTTGGACCTGGAAAGGCGCCGACGCCGGTTCGTGGGTGACGTACCATTACGGGTATTGGACCAAACGGGTTGCGGATGGCTGGGTTTGGGTTCCCTCGGGTCATTGGCTGCCATCGACCGTGGACTGGGTCAAAAGCGGCGACTATGTCGGCTGGCGGGCCAGCAAGCTCGATCGTTTCAGCAATACCCAGGAACCGGACAATGTGCGTTACAGCGATCCAAGCGAATGGAATTTTGTACTGTCTGAAAAGTTGCGGGGACCTCTGAAACCGGAGGATTTTGTGACCGGGGAAAAAGCCAAGGATTTGCTCATAAGCGGGCAACCGCTGGATCATATCTTCAAATCGTATCGTGAAATCGGCAGGCCCGGACCCGACCCTGCAATCCTCAAGTCGGGCGAGAAGGACAAACTGTTGATTCCCATAGTACGGGACCTGCAGGACCTGGAAAGCCGGCCCGATAAAGCTGAAGCCACTGACTTTTACGCCTATCGCCCGTCGTTTGCGCAGGATGAAGACGGGATTTTACGCCGGGTGGAACTCTTTTTGCATCCCCGTAAACAGAGCGAGAAGGATGAAGAGCTTAAAAAAGTTCTGGGGCATGACCCGAAGAAGGACGAGGATGCGAAGAAACAGGCCGAAAAGCTGGAGGAACAGATCGAGCGCGAGCGCAAAAATCAGGAAATGCTGTATCGCTGAACTTTAGTTGTGCACGCCCGTGAAGAACACAAATGAACAGTCTTGTGCTAATTCCGAGGCGGCCTAATCTGGCCCCATGCGTTTTCCAATAGCTGCGCATCCTGCAAAATGTGATTCCTGACCTATGAGCGATCCGGTCCAGCATGAATGTGGCGTGGCCCTGGTGCGGCTGCTCAAGCCCCTATCCTATTATTATGAGAAATACAACACGCCGCTTTGGGGCCTGATCAAGCTGTTTCTGTTGATGGAAAAGCAGCACAACCGCGGCCAGGACGGCGCGGGTGTGGCGGCCCTCAAACTCAACGTCAAACCGGGCTTTCCGTACATTTTCCGGGAGCGGGAAATGAAGAGCAACCCACTGGACCGCATTTTCAGCAAATTGTTCAAGGAATACAACAAGCTGGTCAAAGCAGGAACCATCCATCCCGAATTTGCCGTCACGGTGAAGGACAACTTTACGTTTGGCGCCGAGGTTTACCTGGGACACCTGCGTTACGGAACCTCGGGCGGTTACAACATCAGCGCCTGCCATCCTTATTTCCGCCGCAGCAACTGGCCGACGAAAAACCTCATCCTGGCCGGCAACTTCAACATCACCAACGATTCCGAGCTCAACCAGCACCTGATCGATCACGGCCAGCATCCGATCTTCAGCACGGACACGCAAACGCTCCTCGAGGAGATCGGATTCCATCTCGACCAGGAGCACGACAACATTTACCGCCACCTTCGCGACTCGGGGCTTCAGGGCCAGGACATCGCCCATGGAATCAGCCAGAAGCTGGACCTCGTGGAAATCATCAAAAATGCCTCGCGCGGCTGGGATGGGGGCTACGCCTTGGCGGGAGTGGTTGGCAATGGCGATGCGTTTGCCCTGCGCGATCCGAACGGCATCCGGCCGTTGTTCTACTTCAAAAACGACGAGGTGATCGCCGTTGCTTCCGAACGCGCCCCGCTCATGACGGTTTTCGACCTCGAATACAAGGACGTGCGCGAGGTGACTCCCGGCTCCGTGCTGGTGATCAAAAAGACCGGCGCTGTCAGCGAAGGCGCCTTTCACGACCCGGCCCCCCTGAAATCCTGCACCTTTGAACGGATCTATTTTTCGCGCGGCAACGACCAGGATATCTACCGTGAACGGAAGAAACTGGGGGCCTTGCTGGGAGAACAGATTTTGGAGGAGATCCAATCCGATTTCGACCACACACTGTTCAGCTTTATTCCCAATACGGCCGAGATTGCCTACTACGGATTGCTAGAGTCGTTGCGTCTCCGCCGGCGCCTCGAGGTGCGGGATTTGATCCTGAAGGCGGTGCGGCAGGGGGTGATGACGGAGGATTTTCTGGACGAGCTCATCCTGCGCGGCTGGCCGAGGGCCGAGAAGGTGGCGCACAAGGACATCAAGCTGCGAACCTTTATCAGCCAGGAATCGGACCGCAACCAACTGGCTTCCCACATCTACGACATTTCCTACGGCACGATCACGCCGAGCGATACCCTGGTTTGCATCGATGACTCCATCGTGCGCGGCACGACGTTGAAAAATTCGGTCATCAAGATTCTGGCCCGGCTCAATCCGAAAAAGATCGTCATTGCCTCCACCGCTCCCCAGATCCGTTATCCCGATTGTTACGGCATTGACATGTCGCAGCTCGGGAAATTCATCGCCTTCCAGGCGGTTGTGGCGCTGGTGAAGGAACACCATATGGAAGATCTGATCCAGGAAGTGTACCGCGACTGCCTTGCGCAGCAGGACAAGCCGCCGGCCGGCATGCAGAACCATGTCAAACGCCTTTACGACCGCTTTACCACGCAGCAATTATCGGAAAAAATTTCCGTACTGGTGGCGCCCAAGTCCGACACCTGGCAGGGCGAGGTTAAGATTATTTTCCAGACTGTGGAAAACCTGCATAAGGCGCTGCCCGGCCATAGCGGCGACTGGTATTTTACCGGCAAATATCCCACCCCCGGCGGCTATCGCGTCCTGAACCGCGCGTTCATCAATTTTTATGAAAACTCCGACTTGCGGAGTTATTGAGCGGATG
Above is a genomic segment from Candidatus Methylacidiphilales bacterium containing:
- a CDS encoding DUF1232 domain-containing protein, translating into MPEIANFVRRGAAKISPVTLKRLLHELPLLKLEFTQIHAPKFPHLVDQLTFLADVVEDFAENEADEMPYYAVAEAIFALFYGHKRTDLIPDFLPSLGHADDSSVVRSVLIMHEHYFQAYAEKHHMDWSKITSSP